A segment of the Moorena sp. SIOASIH genome:
TTCTTTATGAAAATGATCCGAGTGCTCATGGGAAATCCAGATCGCATCAGGACGCAAGGTGGAAATGTTCACTATGGGAGCGGGATAAAGCATCCAAGAGCCTAAAAAGGCTGACCCACAAAGCCAAGGATCGGTGAGAAGGGAAAAGCCTTTGTAGCCCACTTCTAGGCAGGAGTGGACATGTAATGTAATCGCCAAATCCTGGATATCTTTGCCTGTTTGAGGGAGAGGGCTTATGGAAGGGGCACATGGCACTTCCGCTAAGAAGTGATCCCCCGAAACTGTTACTGGTATCGCCGACAACGCCGCCTGGTTGTTTATTCCCTTTCCGGTTCCATGTTCAAAGCGCCAGCCATGAAACGGGCAAGTAAAACACTCGCCGTCATCGGAAACTTCCCGCCCTTGGTGGGGGCAAACCCTTGATATAAGCTGATAACCCGATTCGGAGCGCACCAAATAGTAGGGCTGGTTTCCCAGAGATATTGGTACGGGGAGCTTGGCTTTGGCGGGGTCAAGGTCAATTTTATAAGTTGTTGGTACGAAATTCACTGTCTATTTTCTGCTTCTTGAGAAAGAAATAAGCATAGCAAGAGCTACCCAAAGTGATACACAATGGTTTAAAACCAATAGACATCGCTATATCCCAAAACTCGTCGAGATGATAGGAGGTGAAGGTGATGGCATTTTGGTGATAATCCCGCAGCTTGGGCTTAAATTTTTCAGACCCATCATCGTATCTGATTTGGATCAGGGCCACACCCTGATCAGATAGGAGTTGATAAGCCAACTTGGTGACTCGTACTCCATAGTCTTTGCTCGGAAAGTGTTGATAAACGGAGGTGGAAAGAAAAAAGTCTATGGTCGAGTCAACATGGTCAAGGACTTGTTCTGGTTTCTCAGCCTCAATCGAAATCGCCTGGAACCCATCAAAGCCAAGACTTTCCAGTTGGCGCTGTGATTCAGCCAGATTAGCCTCCGAAATATCTACGCCTATGAATGTCTCGACTTCTGAACAAAACTGTACCGCATTCGCGCCGCCCCCAGGACCCCACTCAATCATGCTACGAATGGGCCTGGTGGTGTTAGCAAACAAACATAGTTTCTCAAACCGTTCCAAGTTCATTTGCCCGACCCGAGTCCAACGTTGTTCGTCAGACCATCTGCCTTCCCCCAGCCAGTGAGAAAGGTCTTTAATACGGTCGCTCTTATCGCTGCGACTCCAAAAATCCCCCGCATCTCGTGAGATTCTTTCCGACGACTGGGGGACGAACTCCTTTACCCTTGCTAAGAGATACCTCGTGCTATGAATTGAATCAGCAATTGCCTTCTTCACTTCTCATTTTTTCCTTTGCTATGTTTCCATGCCTCAAATCGTTGTCAGGGTAGCTCACCCATTAATTAAAATTAATATAATCACACACCCCGATAGATTTAATAAGAATCAAAACTCATAACCAAATGCATCCAAATCATCTTTATAATATAGCCGACATTTTTCTAACAACCTGGGATTATCCGCAAAATATTCAACATACGCCTTATGCTTAGACTTGTTTTCCTGGGGAACCGTATCAACTGCGATATTGAGACGATATAATACCTTGATTATATCTTGTTCAAGATTTTCAAAGCGACAAATAAAATCTATTGGCTTGTCTGATAATTTATGACTAACAAAATCAATGTTTGGACGTAGGGCATCTGTTTCAGCGCTCATTAAATCAAAGTAAGCTTCTAAAGAGAGGCTGTGTAAAAAGGGATATTTAGCAAAATAAAAGCCTTTATAGTCAGATGCCGTATGATACGAAAAGGAACTAACCAAGCGCTCAAAAGGGTTTCTGATCACCACAAAAGAGAAATAGCGCTCCCATATTTTAGGGCTAACTAAGACAGTTGGTACCCGGTGATCACCAGGAAACCAGGGGCCGAAAATTTTTTTTATGGTCGTGCCAGCACATTTCGGATTGTGGACAAAAATAAACCTCCTATAATGATCGACATTTTTTGATGAATTGTCCGGCAACAGCATATCTCGCCATCTACTGTATTTTATTTCATCAAAAATAGTTCTTAGCATCATGAATTCAATCCTGCTCTAAATAGATAAGTCGATCTCTATCTTTTGGCGGCGCAGCATTTCTTGACATGCTTGAATGGTCTCAGTTTTTAATACACCTTGGTACTGTTTGACTTGACCACTGCGTGTAAATTCACCCTTAAAGGTGTATAAGTGATGGCTGCCATATTGCTGGTTTGTTTCTCGCCCCATCCGTCTAATATTCTCAAAGCTGGATAACTCAAGACTTTGACGCAGAATATGCTCTTGGACTTCAATACCCAAGGCATGAAAGAGACGGTTGAACTCGCCGTAGGCGTCTGCACGCATATCTTCGTAGCGCATGATAACATCACAGCGATTGATAATGCTTGTGTAGTGCCAAATCCATCCTGGCAGCCTGGACAAAACAAAGGCATCAATTGGGATTTCCTTCACTGTTTGCCCGGTTCTTTTTTCTTCGACCCGATAGAGGGAAATCAAAACGTCTAATGGGTTGCGGTAAAGGAAAATCACTCGGCCAAAGTAACGAAAAACTTTCCTATATGGCGAATGGGTTCTCACCAAAATCGGAAATCCGGGCATGAAGTGTCGCATTATAATACCATTGTCATTAAATACTTGTTGTTGGAGCTCAGATAATTGTACATAGGTGAGGGTTTTGTCGGCGTCGTTGAGCAAGATATTAAAGTAGTTAAAGATAACAAAGCGGGTCCACGTATTGCCACTTTTCGGATGACCAGCCAGTAAAATCGATTGTTCCTGCAACCCTTGCTTTTCCAGACTTTGAACGATAAATTGATGGTGTGGCGGCATTAACAGATAGTCGCGTATGTTGTGTCTTAAGATTTTGAGCTTCCTCGCCACCTTTTTGCCGAACGATAAGATAAACCGAACTGGTACCACGTTCGATGATGTGGATAATATAGTGGTTGATTTACTCATGGTCTGCCCTCGTTAGGGCTTCGTAATTACACCTCTTGCAAAAGTAGTTTTATGATAGTGTTTGCGTCAATTATTGTCCACTGTTCCCTGTTTCCTGTTCCCTGTTCCCGACAACTGCCACGAAGTCTATTGTTTCATCACTTATCACTCCAAATCAGCCCAATCCAGTTGCGTGTCTTTTAGAATATGCCGTCGCGCTCTCTTACCCAACAGATTTTCAAAGTCAACGGCCTTAATCTGCCCTGTAGCGGGACGCTTAACCCAAATATTTTCCATCGTCAGCCTTTCTCCAGGCAATATCTCTCCTATTGAGACCACGCAAGCATAAGCAAAGTCAATGGTGGGTTGTTCTTCGGGCAAGATCTCTTTTGTGCCTCCCAAGGCGCTATAAATAACCTTTGAGCCGTGGATTAACTCTTTTAGTTCAGTTGGATCAATCGAAATTGGAACGTCGGGTCCTGGCCAGCTTTTATCGGAAGTAAAGTGCTTTTCCAAGATGCGAGCCCCCAATGGCACTGCCCCAAAACAAGTATAGTTGCCAAGGGAATGATCGCTCAAACCTAACACTGCGTCCGGAAACTGTTCTGCCAGAACCGATAATGCCCCCAAACGAACCTTCTCATAAGGTGTCGGGTAGATGGAGGTGCAGTGCATGATGGCAAAGGGGACGCCCGCTTCTCGCAAGATGTCCACCGCTGGCATAATTGAGGCCAAATTATTCATCCCCGTACTGAGGATAACAGGCTTACCATAAGCAGCGATATGCTTGACCAACGGGTAATTATTGCACTCGCCAGAACCGATTTTATAACCACAGACCCCCATCTTTTCCAAGCGGATGGCAGCGGCTCGTGAGAAAGGGGTACACAGATAGATCATACCCTTTGACTCCACATAGGCTTTGAGCCGAACTTCTTCATCTTCGGAAAGGGCACAACGCTTGATGATCTCCCAAATACTCTCATTGGCGTTACCCGGTACCACATCATTAGGAATCATCTCATCTTCAATGACGTGGCACTGGAACTTTACACACTCACAGCCCGCCCCATAGGCATCATCGACCATGCGAATCGCTTTATCAAAATCCCCTTCATGATTGATCCCGATTTCGGCAATAACTAACGGGGGATGTTCCGCCCCAATTTTTCGGCTACCCAGCTCAAATCTATTCATAGGCCAACTCCTCTAACCAAATGGTTTCTCCCTCAAACTGTGCCTGATGGCACTCGAAAAACCTCTTGAATACCAAAGGGTTCACTCCCATAGATTCTAACTCACGCACCATCCATGGGAAGAAAGAATAGGTCTGAATACCTGACAAAATAGGCAGATAGACCAAAGCTGATGAAAATATTCCATAGCAAGCCTGGATCTGACCCTCTTCCAGGACTATTTCAACGGGCAATGATACCTTTTCTGCAAAGAGCTGAACAGTAGGTACAGATGACAAAATAGCCGTTGTTTTTGCCTGGGAGTCCCGGGGATGGGGTTTATAGAAAACCAGCTGATATTGGCGAACTAACTGCTCCAGGATACGCTTCGTCAAATCCACCTGATGTTCCATCTTGAGTAAAGAGTCTTCTGCTAAAGACTGGGATAAAAAGAGGGCTGAATTTTTGCCCTCATCTTGTCCTGACCAATCAATATATTCTGATAAGTTAGCACGCTGTTTCAGCTCATTTATTTTACTGGGGGTCACAAATTGAGATAAATCATGGATAATGGCACCAGTAAACTTAACCTTTGGGGATTTTTCAGGAAACATTAGATAGGCTTCATCAAATTTCATCAAATTATGATATGGTGAATAGATATGCTGCCTATTTGTTAGATAGAGGAACAGGCAGGTTCCTATACTCCCTATAATGGTCTCGATTCCTATAGGCCCTCGATACAACTGTTGTTTTATCCATCTGATGGTGTTTAGAGTCCTGGTTACGGTGGAAACAGACTGGGGAGGCTTATATGCACCTAACCCATCTTCTAAATAGATGAAACGACAGTTTCGGCGTTGGCTTTCTTGGTGTAAAAAGCGCAACACTGGTTGTCCAAGGTTAGAATGGATGTATATATGAGAGAGACTGTCCAGAGTATCTAATTTTTCTCTCATCCTCCCTTCACTCTTAGATAGGGTGAGATGATAATTGTAGGGAGAGCGCAACAACTTTTTAGGAATAATACAAGCTTCTTTCTCCTGGAAGTTGACGTACCATATACTTGACCATAGCTCAGGAATCAGCAAAGTTTTCCATGACTGGGATAATTGATAAAAGAGCGGGTAGGTATAGAGCCAGAGATGGTTTTCTTCTTCGGGCAATAAAGATGACACCAAACATTGGGCCCAGGTAAAACTTAATACTGAACAAATCGCAAACAGATTTGACATTTTACCTCCAAACATAAAGTCAAACTCACTTTGAGTGTATCAATGTTTTGCAGGATTATTCAAAATCAAATCCGCCAGGTACAAATCCCAAGGCGTGTCAATCTCTAGGGAGTGTTCAGGTGTCATCACATAAGCATAAGTAGAGTTTGTTTCCAAAGTCTGCTTTTCCATTAAGATATCCCGCCGTACCAAAAATATCGCCCCATTCCAAGCATAGGCGGGCGGCAGCACTTGTCGGCGCAGGTAGCCATCGGGTTTTTGCACAAAATCCTGTAGTTTACCGTCACTCGTGATCCGCCTCGTAAAATAGGGATGGGTGGACGCCTCACAGACACTGACCACACTATCAGCATTCTGAGCCAAAGCCAATTCAATCCCTAAGTCAATATCCTTAGCCGAACGCAACGGCGAAGTCGGCTGCAACAACATCAGATAGTCTAGTGTTGTCCCTTCAAGTTGTTCTAACCACTCGACAGCATGTATCAACACAGGAATGTGAGGTGAATCGTCTTGCGCTAGTGCTGCGGGGCGCAGGAATGGCACCTCAGCCCCCCACTTTTTCGACACGTCAGCAATCTCTTCATCGTCAGTAGAAACCATCACACGATTCAACCTATGACTTTGTAAAGCCGCTTCGATTGTCCAAGCAATTAGGGGCTTACCCGCCAGCAAGGTAGTATTCTTACGGGGAATGGACTTCGAGCCACCCCGTGCGGTAATCAAACCAATAATTTTGCTCATGTAAACTCTCGCTTTCTCTTGCTCTTCCTCGCCGCTATTACAAAGGATAATTATATTCCTTCAAAGGCAAATCTACCCTATTTAATAATGAGCGATTACTGGTGCGAAAATAATCATTTAATTGAACGCGCCTTTGCTTGGAGATAAAACTTCGTTTACCAGATATACGATTAAACAGTAATGGGTCTAAATAGCCTTGTAAACACCGACGAAAAAAGTGTGAATTTATCGCTATAAAAGGAATAACGGGGTTGGGATTGAATGATGGGCTATACACAAATCGGTTTACTATACGTGCGATCGCGATAGAAATAGAAGACATGCCTTGATTAGTTTTGTTCATAAAAATTTTGTTATCGAAACTATTTGATTTTAGCGACATGAACGCAAACAGTTGACTCAAAAATTCATAAGGTGATGCTTGGAATGCCTCATATAAACAGACAAAAACCGCCCCAGTACCAAAAAGCTGTTGATAGTAATTAATCATCCTGTCGTAACATAAATGTTTCAAGGAAAAATAAACACAGCATTCATGGGAAAGATTTAAGAAGCTATCAAAACCACAGCCTCCCCCCTGATGGATATACTGTCTATACAACGAATCAATCATATCTAACTGGTTACGGATAGAAATAATGATCTTCGCATTAGGGAATACCCCATGTAGCCTATCGGCAATGATACGGCTATCACTTCCTCCCCGATATGGAGCTCCTGAAAATTGCTCCCATGAGATTAATTTAACTTTGGTGGTACTAGAAACTGATTGTGCTTTCAAACGGATTTCATCGGCGTTAAAATCAAAATCATGGCACGTCACAATGTCCGCCAGCCATTTGTACTTTGGATAATGGCGATTCCAATACTCTATTTCTGGGTGATTAGGAAAAATATATTGTTGTAAAAATGTCGTGGCTGTTTTATGGTAGCCAATATGAATAAACATAAATTACGGGCTTGCTATATGTCTACTTAAGGAGCAGTATCAAAGAGCTTGGAGGATTTTTTGATGTTATTAAAATCAGTAATATTGTACCTATTTAGAAATGCTATAGACACAAAATCTCACCGTAAGCATTCAGCCGTCAGCTATCAGCTATCAGCTCATGGGCTACGCGCAGGCTACGTGAGGTGCTTTTGAAGAAAACAGGTAACCATTTGTTTAATCTGAGTGAAGTCACAGGGTCGTTCGCACAGCGTGGCCATTCGCGTAGCGTGGCCTTTTGGCCAAGGCCAAAGCCTGTGACACAAAGCTGACCGCTGACCGCTGACCGCTGATAGCTGAATGCTTACATCTCACCTTTACTCACTTTCCTGGCGTTTAAATGAAAACTTTAAAAAAGTGTAGCGGGGAGAGACTGAGATCAATACGACCATCGAAGCCCACTCCTGAAATTAAATAAATAAATATTATTTAATTTGTTCATAGTAAATTATTTAATTAAGTTTTAGCGAGCACCGATTGATATTTTTAAATTAGTTCCTAAGCCAAAACTAGTAGTTATGAACTAAATAGCTATTCTTAGTAAGCTATAGCTTTCCGGACAATTGATTAAATTTTTTTTTGGGATAACTTTGTCTAAGAGATATCTGCGGTAAATTAAAGTTTAGCTCAGACCTGGGGTTTCAGGTTTATTTTTCGCAGAGGTATAATCCTTAAATTGCTTTTAATCAAAAATTGTCCATGCCTCTAATCATAGAATATCAAAAAACGGCGAATAATTCAAGGCTATTTTGCCAACTCCTCCCCACATTCCGCACTTCATAGTGTAATCCGTAATCATGACGCTTTATCTAGATATTATCAAACACATAAATTTAAAAAGTACCAGTATTTATACGCAAAAAAATTGCCAAGCTACACAGGATTATCCTATTACTTTGCATACTACAAATTAATCGGCGGAATGTGGCCGACAAGATTGATCAACCAATACACTACAGTAAACAGATCCCCTACTGAGCTTTTGACAACGCTTGATCAAGAACCTGATTATACTGTTTAGCAATGACTTCAGGAGTAATATTCTCTAGTAAATACTGACTACCAGCCTGACCTAGAGAGTCTACTAATATCAAGTCTGGTTGAATACCCATAATTAAGGAGAGGGTGGGAGATGGGGAGATGGGGAGATGGGGAGATGGGGAGGTGTGGGAGGTGTGGGAGGTGTGGGAGGTGTGGGGAGATGGCAAAGATTTTTATAGCCTTAATCATACTTATGAGTGAGATACAGGAGGTACAGTCAACTTAGTTACCCCTACTCCCTACTCCCTACTCCCTACTCCCTTAATGGAGTGTGGGGAGATGAAAGTGATGTGTAGCAACCTGATTTGCGTTCACGTTTGTCCATCAGAAGTTAACGTTTTTTGTTAAGTTAAATTATTAATTATTGAGTTTTTACGTATTATTATTAATATTTTTTTAGAAGCAAGCCTAACATTCCCCTTGATGGCAAGAGGAATCCCATAAACAGCAGGAGATCTAAAGGCATTACCCAAAAATTTAATATTTTTTTAAAAATTCCTCTAGACCTAATCCTTGACTTACTGGGATATACTAGGAAATACTAGGTAGTCATAGGTAAGTTCGGTTAAAGATTCACAAAAAACTAAATAGTATTAGGAATAGTATTAATAATGATATCTAGAATTGGTGAGACCTCCTTCTAGAGGTCGTATAACTGTTGATAATCCTGGATTAAGGTCGGAGAATTATGGTAGGAATAGATTTACCAGTACAACAAACCAGATTGGATCACGAACCGATTCATGTCATTGGTCAAATTCAGCCTCATGGGGGACTGTTGGTACTGGAAGAGCCTGAGCTAAAAATCTTACAAGTTAGCAACAATACCTCTAGGGTTTTGGGAATCCCTGTCGAAGCCATGCTACAAAAAACCCTAGAAGATGTACTTGACCCATTCCAAGTGGAGAGAATTAAAGCTGGGTTATCTGAGGAAAATCTAGACCTGATCAATCCTACTAAAATTTGGGCGAGGAAAAAAGGGGATGATTACGCAGTCTTTGATGGTGTGTTTCATCGTAACTCAGATGGATGTCTGATTCTGGAATTAGAACCAGCAGTTTCCCGGGAGACTATTCCATTTTTAAGCTTTTATCATCTAGCACGAGCCTCCATCAACCAGCTCCAACAAACCTCGAATCTCCGGGATTTTTGTCAAATCATCGTCAAAGAGGTGCGAAAAGTCACTGGGTTTGACCGGGTGATGCTCTATAAATTTGAAGATGATGACCATGGAGCCGTTATTGCGGAAGAAAAACTAGACAGTCTGGAATCTTACCTAGGCTTACACTATCCAGAATCCGATATTCCTAAACCAGCCAGACGATTATTCTGTTCCAATTGGATTCGATTAATTCCAGATGCTAATTCCCAACCTGTTGAGATTTTTCCTACCAATAACCCAATCACCAATCGTCCCCTTGATTTAACATTATCGATTCTCAGAAGTGCTTCCCCCTGTCATATCAAGTACCTCCACAATATGGGAGTTGGGGCGTCTTTGACGATTTCATTGATTAAAGATCAAAAACTCTGGGGACTTATTGCTTGTCATCATCAGACCCCTAAATATGTATCCTATGAGTTGCGCAAAGCTTGCGAATTTTTAGGACGAGTGATCTTCTCAGAAATTTCAGCCCGAGAAGAGACGGAAGACTATGACTATCAGATGAAGTTGTCCTATATTCAATCAATATTGATTGAGTATATGTCCCAAGAAGAAAACTTTATTGATGGCTTAGTTAAGCATGACCCCAATTTACTGGACTTGACCAGTGCTCAAGGTGCAGCAATTTGTTTTGGGGATAATTTTACGGTTATTGGTGAAACCCCTAGTGAAGAAGACCTCAAGTTTTTGGTGCAATGGCTGAAACAGAATGTTGATCAAGAGGTTTTCTATACTGATTCCCTGCCTCGCCTTTATCCTGATGCACAACGGTTTAAAGATATTGGTAGTGGCCTGCTAGCCATCCCAATTTCCAAGAGAAACTATGTGCTGTGGTTCCGATCAGAGGTGATTCAAACTGTTAATTGGGGGGGTGACCCCAATAAAGCCTTTGAAACAACCCACACAGAGGGGACTTTGCAACTGTCGCCCCGTAAATCCTTTGAACTGTGGAAAGAAACTGTTCGCTTAACCTCTTTACCCTGGAAACAGGTAGAAATTAAGACAGCACTGGAACTGAGGAAAGCACTGATTAATATTGTTCTGCGTCAAGCTGATGAATTGGCTCAATTGGCTCAGGATCTAGAACGTTCCAATGCGGAACTGAAAAAGTTTGCTTATGTGGCATCCCATGACCTACAAGAACCCCTGAATCAAGTGGCCAATTATGTGCAGCTTTTAGAAATGCGCTATAATGATAGGCTTGACGAAGATGCCAGCGAGTTTATTACCTTTGCGGTTGAGGGAGTCAGCCTCATGCAAACCCTGATTGATGATGTGTTGGCTTACTCGAAAGTCGATTTGCAGGGCATTGAGTTTAAACTGACGGAAGTGGAGACGGCCTTAGACCATGCTCTGGCTAATTTGCGGGGACGCATCCGTGAAACTGGGGCAGTGATTACCCATGACCCCTTCCCAACAGTTATGGCTGATAGCACCCAGTTGATGCAACTGTTCCAGAACTTAATCGGTAATGCGATCAAGTTCCGCAGTGAACAGCCGCCGGAAATCCATGTGGGGGCAAAACGACTGGAGGATTCATGGCTATTTTCAGTGCAGGATAATGGCATTGGCATTGAACCGCAGTTTAGCGATCGCATTTTCGTGATCTTCCAACGTCTGCACACCCGGGATGAGTATCCTGGCACAGGTATGGGTTTGGCTATCTGTAAAAAGATTCTGGAGTGCCACCGGGGCAAAATTTGGGTAGAGTCAGAACTAGGTCACGGTGCCACCTTCTATTTTACAATTCCAGTAAGGGGACGCGAGCGTGAGCGTAGAAACGGACGAAAGACACAAAATCATATTTTTGGTTGAAGACAATAAAGCCGATATTCGCTTAATCCAAGAAGCGTTAAAAAATAGCTCGGTACCCCACCAGGTAGTAACGGTCAGAAATGGCATGGACGCTATGGCTTACTTACACCAAGAAGGAGAGTATGCTGATGCCGTCCGTCCAGACCTGATCGTGCTAGATTTAAACTTGCCAAAAAAGGATGGTCGAGAGGTGCTCGCAGAGATTAAGGCTGACCCTAATCTCAAACGGATTCCTGTGGTGGTATTAACTACCTCAAGAAATCAGGATGACATTTTCCATAGTTACGACTTGCATGTGAATTGCTACATCACCAAATCCCGCAATCTTAGCGAATTATTCAAAATCGTCAGAGGAATTGAAGACTTTTGGCTCTCGACTGTCACCCTGCCATCACAATAAAAGGATTAGGGATTAGGGATTAGCCATAAACCATGAGACACTAAGGATTAGACATCAGGGTTGACTAATACAAAATCAGGAAACCAATGACGATTCTCTATCAAAGGAGAAATCCACACCAATCAGCCCAAGCAAGGAATACTACAAGGTAATGCCTGAAGGCTCAGTAAAAATCTTGTTAATTGAGGACAACCTGGCAGAAGCCAGATTGTTACAAGAGTTTTTGAAAGAAGCTCAGTTCAGGCAGTTTAGTCTAGTTCATGTCAAGCGGTTGCGGGATGCACTCCAGGAAATCGCTCAGGCTAGAGCAATCTCAATTCCCTACGATGTGATCTTGTTAGATCTGACTCTACCGGACAGCCACGGACTAGCATCCCTCGGACCCTTGATGAAGCAAGCGCCTAGTTTACCGATTGTAGTGCTAACCAATACCAATGATGATGAATTAGCGATTGAGGCAGTTCGTCAGGGAGCACAAGATTATCTAGTCAAGCGGCAAGTCAAGGGAAAAATGCTGGTTCGTTCCTTGCGCTATGCTATTGAACGTAAGCAGGCAGCAGTTGCATTACGACAAGAAAATCAAGCCCTAGAAAGTCAGGTTCAGGAACAAACCGCTGAGTTGGTTAGAGCCAAAGAAGTCAATCAGCGCAAAGCGGAATTTGTTTCCATGCTCTCTCACGACTTTCGTAATCCCTTAAATACAATCCTCCTTTGTTCTGGATTGCTCCAAGACAAAGAGGAACAATTACCTAAAGAGAAAAAACTGGTTCATTTGCGGCTAATTCGCTCGGCCATCAAAAACATGGCCCAGTTGTTGGATGAGGTTTCATTA
Coding sequences within it:
- a CDS encoding class I SAM-dependent methyltransferase, coding for MKKAIADSIHSTRYLLARVKEFVPQSSERISRDAGDFWSRSDKSDRIKDLSHWLGEGRWSDEQRWTRVGQMNLERFEKLCLFANTTRPIRSMIEWGPGGGANAVQFCSEVETFIGVDISEANLAESQRQLESLGFDGFQAISIEAEKPEQVLDHVDSTIDFFLSTSVYQHFPSKDYGVRVTKLAYQLLSDQGVALIQIRYDDGSEKFKPKLRDYHQNAITFTSYHLDEFWDIAMSIGFKPLCITLGSSCYAYFFLKKQKIDSEFRTNNL
- a CDS encoding sulfotransferase family 2 domain-containing protein codes for the protein MMLRTIFDEIKYSRWRDMLLPDNSSKNVDHYRRFIFVHNPKCAGTTIKKIFGPWFPGDHRVPTVLVSPKIWERYFSFVVIRNPFERLVSSFSYHTASDYKGFYFAKYPFLHSLSLEAYFDLMSAETDALRPNIDFVSHKLSDKPIDFICRFENLEQDIIKVLYRLNIAVDTVPQENKSKHKAYVEYFADNPRLLEKCRLYYKDDLDAFGYEF
- a CDS encoding sulfotransferase domain-containing protein → MSKSTTILSTSSNVVPVRFILSFGKKVARKLKILRHNIRDYLLMPPHHQFIVQSLEKQGLQEQSILLAGHPKSGNTWTRFVIFNYFNILLNDADKTLTYVQLSELQQQVFNDNGIIMRHFMPGFPILVRTHSPYRKVFRYFGRVIFLYRNPLDVLISLYRVEEKRTGQTVKEIPIDAFVLSRLPGWIWHYTSIINRCDVIMRYEDMRADAYGEFNRLFHALGIEVQEHILRQSLELSSFENIRRMGRETNQQYGSHHLYTFKGEFTRSGQVKQYQGVLKTETIQACQEMLRRQKIEIDLSI
- a CDS encoding N-acetylneuraminate synthase family protein; translated protein: MNRFELGSRKIGAEHPPLVIAEIGINHEGDFDKAIRMVDDAYGAGCECVKFQCHVIEDEMIPNDVVPGNANESIWEIIKRCALSEDEEVRLKAYVESKGMIYLCTPFSRAAAIRLEKMGVCGYKIGSGECNNYPLVKHIAAYGKPVILSTGMNNLASIMPAVDILREAGVPFAIMHCTSIYPTPYEKVRLGALSVLAEQFPDAVLGLSDHSLGNYTCFGAVPLGARILEKHFTSDKSWPGPDVPISIDPTELKELIHGSKVIYSALGGTKEILPEEQPTIDFAYACVVSIGEILPGERLTMENIWVKRPATGQIKAVDFENLLGKRARRHILKDTQLDWADLE
- a CDS encoding polysialyltransferase family glycosyltransferase, which encodes MSNLFAICSVLSFTWAQCLVSSLLPEEENHLWLYTYPLFYQLSQSWKTLLIPELWSSIWYVNFQEKEACIIPKKLLRSPYNYHLTLSKSEGRMREKLDTLDSLSHIYIHSNLGQPVLRFLHQESQRRNCRFIYLEDGLGAYKPPQSVSTVTRTLNTIRWIKQQLYRGPIGIETIIGSIGTCLFLYLTNRQHIYSPYHNLMKFDEAYLMFPEKSPKVKFTGAIIHDLSQFVTPSKINELKQRANLSEYIDWSGQDEGKNSALFLSQSLAEDSLLKMEHQVDLTKRILEQLVRQYQLVFYKPHPRDSQAKTTAILSSVPTVQLFAEKVSLPVEIVLEEGQIQACYGIFSSALVYLPILSGIQTYSFFPWMVRELESMGVNPLVFKRFFECHQAQFEGETIWLEELAYE
- a CDS encoding acylneuraminate cytidylyltransferase family protein, with protein sequence MSKIIGLITARGGSKSIPRKNTTLLAGKPLIAWTIEAALQSHRLNRVMVSTDDEEIADVSKKWGAEVPFLRPAALAQDDSPHIPVLIHAVEWLEQLEGTTLDYLMLLQPTSPLRSAKDIDLGIELALAQNADSVVSVCEASTHPYFTRRITSDGKLQDFVQKPDGYLRRQVLPPAYAWNGAIFLVRRDILMEKQTLETNSTYAYVMTPEHSLEIDTPWDLYLADLILNNPAKH
- a CDS encoding ATP-binding protein produces the protein MVGIDLPVQQTRLDHEPIHVIGQIQPHGGLLVLEEPELKILQVSNNTSRVLGIPVEAMLQKTLEDVLDPFQVERIKAGLSEENLDLINPTKIWARKKGDDYAVFDGVFHRNSDGCLILELEPAVSRETIPFLSFYHLARASINQLQQTSNLRDFCQIIVKEVRKVTGFDRVMLYKFEDDDHGAVIAEEKLDSLESYLGLHYPESDIPKPARRLFCSNWIRLIPDANSQPVEIFPTNNPITNRPLDLTLSILRSASPCHIKYLHNMGVGASLTISLIKDQKLWGLIACHHQTPKYVSYELRKACEFLGRVIFSEISAREETEDYDYQMKLSYIQSILIEYMSQEENFIDGLVKHDPNLLDLTSAQGAAICFGDNFTVIGETPSEEDLKFLVQWLKQNVDQEVFYTDSLPRLYPDAQRFKDIGSGLLAIPISKRNYVLWFRSEVIQTVNWGGDPNKAFETTHTEGTLQLSPRKSFELWKETVRLTSLPWKQVEIKTALELRKALINIVLRQADELAQLAQDLERSNAELKKFAYVASHDLQEPLNQVANYVQLLEMRYNDRLDEDASEFITFAVEGVSLMQTLIDDVLAYSKVDLQGIEFKLTEVETALDHALANLRGRIRETGAVITHDPFPTVMADSTQLMQLFQNLIGNAIKFRSEQPPEIHVGAKRLEDSWLFSVQDNGIGIEPQFSDRIFVIFQRLHTRDEYPGTGMGLAICKKILECHRGKIWVESELGHGATFYFTIPVRGRERERRNGRKTQNHIFG
- a CDS encoding response regulator; this translates as MSVETDERHKIIFLVEDNKADIRLIQEALKNSSVPHQVVTVRNGMDAMAYLHQEGEYADAVRPDLIVLDLNLPKKDGREVLAEIKADPNLKRIPVVVLTTSRNQDDIFHSYDLHVNCYITKSRNLSELFKIVRGIEDFWLSTVTLPSQ
- a CDS encoding hybrid sensor histidine kinase/response regulator translates to MPEGSVKILLIEDNLAEARLLQEFLKEAQFRQFSLVHVKRLRDALQEIAQARAISIPYDVILLDLTLPDSHGLASLGPLMKQAPSLPIVVLTNTNDDELAIEAVRQGAQDYLVKRQVKGKMLVRSLRYAIERKQAAVALRQENQALESQVQEQTAELVRAKEVNQRKAEFVSMLSHDFRNPLNTILLCSGLLQDKEEQLPKEKKLVHLRLIRSAIKNMAQLLDEVSLISKADSGKLLCQPTRLDLKRFCHQLVEELQIITNNNHQLVFTSQGELREALWDERLLRHIFSNLLTNAIKYSPTGGSVQFELIAQTECVIFRIQDQGMGIPPEDQQQLFQPFHRASNVGTIPGSGLGLAIVKECVEAHGGEISVKSQLGEGSTFSVRLPY